A genomic segment from Desulfurobacterium pacificum encodes:
- a CDS encoding metal-dependent transcriptional regulator produces MEKLAPRLEDYLETIYLLEKENGVARVKEIAEKRNVKMPTVTEVLRRLSERGYINYEPYGYVTTTEKGKAYAEKIYNKHEAIINFMKKVLLLPEEKAEEEGCLMEHHLSPETVERLKQLTDFFTEKNLDGEFKKWLK; encoded by the coding sequence ATGGAAAAGTTAGCACCAAGACTTGAAGACTACCTTGAAACTATATATCTCTTAGAAAAAGAAAACGGCGTAGCGCGAGTAAAAGAAATTGCCGAAAAGCGAAACGTCAAAATGCCAACCGTTACAGAAGTCCTAAGAAGGTTATCAGAAAGAGGTTACATTAACTACGAACCCTACGGCTACGTTACAACAACAGAAAAAGGCAAAGCTTACGCAGAAAAGATATACAACAAGCACGAAGCTATAATAAATTTCATGAAAAAAGTTCTACTACTGCCGGAAGAAAAAGCCGAAGAGGAAGGATGTCTCATGGAACACCACCTTTCACCAGAAACGGTAGAGAGGCTCAAACAGCTAACAGATTTTTTCACAGAAAAAAACTTAGATGGAGAGTTTAAAAAGTGGCTAAAATAG
- a CDS encoding adenine phosphoribosyltransferase, producing MEELKSLIRDVPDFPKPGIVFKDITPLLHKPWAFQKVIDYIGNRYIGLGVDIVAGIESRGFILASALAYKIGAGLAIIRKPGKLPYKTISATYTLEYGEDKIEVHEDAIQKGMKVVLIDDVLATGGTMNAAIDLVEKLGGNIISVDFLLELTFLGGREKIVKRGYPVFSLIKF from the coding sequence ATTGAAGAGCTTAAATCTTTAATAAGGGACGTTCCTGACTTTCCAAAGCCTGGTATCGTTTTCAAGGATATCACGCCTTTGCTTCACAAACCTTGGGCTTTTCAAAAAGTAATTGACTACATAGGCAACAGGTACATCGGTCTTGGCGTTGACATCGTTGCGGGCATTGAATCAAGAGGTTTTATCCTTGCCTCTGCTCTTGCTTACAAGATTGGCGCAGGCTTGGCAATAATAAGAAAGCCAGGGAAGCTACCATACAAAACGATTAGCGCCACTTATACCCTTGAGTATGGCGAAGATAAGATAGAAGTCCACGAAGATGCGATTCAGAAGGGAATGAAAGTTGTTTTAATAGACGACGTTTTGGCTACCGGCGGAACGATGAACGCTGCCATTGACCTTGTTGAGAAGTTAGGCGGAAACATCATAAGCGTTGACTTCCTTTTAGAGTTAACCTTCTTAGGCGGAAGAGAGAAGATAGTTAAAAGGGGATATCCTGTATTTTCACTTATAAAATTTTAG
- a CDS encoding homocysteine S-methyltransferase family protein, whose amino-acid sequence MDFWSKVWVLDGGMGTMLMEAGVDVNFAPELLNIKEPEVLKKIHTAYISAGADIIETNTFGSNRIKLSHYGLEDRVRELTAAGVKLAKEAAEGKALVALSVGPTGMFVEPVGDLTFDEVVDVFKEQIEAGADAGADLVLIETMSDIKEAKAAVIAAKEVCDLPVMVSMTYQEDGRTLLGTPPEVSAAVFEGLKVAAVGANCSLGPESFVSLIEKMAQVTDTPIIVYANAGLPVLKDGKTYYPEPPETFGKYAIEFVKAGANIIGGCCGTTPAHIKAIKEAVKDLKPVERNPIEGLKVASRTKLVFIGSNFPTRIIGERINPTGKKRLQEALKKGDFSLVREEAKKQVEEGADLLDVNVGVPGIDEAAVMKQAVKTVIETVDVPIMIDTKDPQALLEGLKMCDGRPIVNSCSGEEKDIENILPIAAKFGANVLALAIDDEGLKEKAEDRVAVVEKVIKECEKQGIEKDSIIADVLNLAASAMQEATVETLKAIRLVKERFGVATTLGVSNVSFGLPARPLINSAFMAMAIEAGLDSGIVNPGDSRMVETIYASDVLVGKDKGAVRYVEKFQNYKPKTYDDKCREILEKICQLSCSYLQGREVTIKSEKKKEEKESSDEDAPSGVLGEIFKKVLEGDREGIKPIVEEALSSFEPMEISDKALIPALDVVGKRFEEGKIFLPQMLKSAQAVQSAFEILKREMKKRGGNLKLSGKIVMATVHGDVHEIGKNIVITMLENSGFNVVDLGTNVPPQKVVEAVKEENADVVGLSALMTTTLPSMKETIKALREAGLDVPVIVGGAVVTPEFAEEIGGIYGGDAQQAVKIVKKLLKVEEG is encoded by the coding sequence GTGGACTTTTGGAGTAAGGTCTGGGTTTTAGATGGCGGTATGGGAACGATGCTCATGGAGGCGGGGGTGGACGTCAACTTCGCCCCCGAACTCCTTAACATAAAAGAGCCAGAAGTTTTGAAAAAAATCCACACCGCCTACATCTCCGCCGGCGCAGACATCATAGAAACAAACACTTTCGGCAGCAACAGAATAAAGCTCTCCCACTACGGACTTGAAGACAGGGTAAGAGAACTTACCGCTGCAGGAGTAAAACTTGCAAAGGAGGCAGCAGAAGGTAAAGCTTTAGTTGCCCTTTCCGTTGGTCCTACCGGGATGTTCGTTGAACCTGTTGGAGACTTAACCTTTGATGAAGTCGTTGACGTTTTTAAAGAGCAGATAGAAGCCGGTGCAGACGCAGGTGCAGACCTTGTTCTCATAGAAACGATGTCCGACATAAAGGAGGCAAAGGCTGCCGTTATTGCAGCAAAGGAGGTTTGCGACCTGCCCGTTATGGTCAGTATGACCTACCAGGAAGACGGCAGAACCCTCTTGGGAACTCCGCCAGAAGTTTCAGCAGCCGTTTTTGAAGGTTTGAAAGTTGCTGCCGTTGGTGCAAATTGCTCTTTAGGACCTGAAAGTTTCGTTTCCTTAATAGAGAAGATGGCACAGGTTACGGATACGCCGATAATCGTTTACGCAAACGCCGGTTTACCCGTTTTAAAGGACGGAAAAACCTACTATCCTGAACCGCCTGAAACGTTTGGGAAATACGCTATTGAATTCGTTAAAGCTGGTGCAAACATCATAGGCGGATGTTGCGGAACGACGCCTGCCCACATAAAAGCCATAAAAGAAGCAGTTAAAGACCTTAAACCTGTTGAAAGGAACCCGATTGAAGGTTTGAAGGTCGCGAGCAGAACGAAGTTGGTATTTATCGGTAGCAACTTCCCTACAAGAATTATCGGTGAAAGGATAAATCCAACAGGTAAAAAGCGCCTTCAGGAAGCTCTAAAGAAAGGAGACTTTTCCCTTGTTAGAGAAGAAGCTAAAAAGCAAGTAGAGGAAGGTGCAGACCTTTTAGACGTTAACGTTGGCGTTCCCGGAATAGACGAAGCTGCTGTCATGAAACAGGCTGTAAAAACCGTCATAGAAACGGTTGATGTTCCTATAATGATTGATACGAAAGACCCTCAGGCTCTCCTTGAAGGTTTGAAGATGTGTGACGGCAGACCGATAGTGAACTCCTGCTCTGGTGAAGAAAAGGACATTGAAAACATTCTACCTATAGCTGCAAAGTTTGGTGCAAACGTCTTAGCTCTGGCGATAGATGATGAAGGTTTAAAAGAGAAAGCAGAAGATAGAGTTGCCGTTGTTGAAAAAGTAATAAAAGAATGTGAAAAGCAAGGAATAGAGAAAGATTCAATCATCGCAGACGTTTTAAACCTTGCAGCAAGCGCAATGCAGGAAGCAACCGTTGAAACCTTAAAGGCAATAAGGCTTGTTAAAGAGCGCTTCGGCGTTGCCACCACTTTAGGTGTCAGTAACGTTTCCTTTGGACTTCCTGCAAGACCTCTTATAAATTCGGCGTTTATGGCTATGGCTATTGAGGCGGGGCTTGACTCTGGAATTGTTAACCCCGGCGATAGCAGAATGGTTGAAACCATATACGCTTCAGACGTTTTAGTTGGTAAAGACAAAGGTGCAGTTCGCTACGTTGAAAAGTTCCAGAATTACAAACCAAAGACGTACGACGATAAGTGTAGAGAGATTTTAGAAAAGATATGTCAGCTTTCCTGTTCTTATCTGCAGGGAAGAGAAGTTACCATAAAGTCCGAAAAGAAAAAGGAAGAGAAGGAATCTTCCGATGAAGACGCTCCTTCCGGCGTTTTGGGAGAGATTTTTAAAAAGGTTCTTGAAGGTGATAGAGAAGGGATAAAACCCATAGTTGAAGAAGCCCTTTCCTCTTTTGAACCTATGGAAATCAGCGATAAAGCTCTCATTCCAGCTCTTGACGTTGTAGGAAAAAGATTTGAAGAGGGGAAAATATTCCTCCCACAAATGTTAAAGTCTGCTCAGGCTGTTCAAAGTGCCTTTGAAATTTTAAAAAGAGAGATGAAAAAGAGAGGTGGAAACTTAAAACTCTCCGGCAAAATCGTTATGGCTACTGTTCACGGAGATGTTCACGAAATAGGTAAAAACATCGTTATAACGATGCTTGAAAACAGCGGGTTTAACGTTGTTGACCTTGGAACGAACGTTCCCCCTCAAAAGGTGGTTGAAGCTGTTAAAGAAGAAAATGCAGACGTTGTAGGTTTGAGCGCTTTAATGACAACTACTTTACCATCAATGAAGGAAACGATAAAAGCATTGAGGGAAGCTGGATTAGACGTTCCAGTCATAGTTGGCGGTGCTGTTGTTACGCCGGAATTTGCAGAAGAAATAGGCGGAATTTACGGCGGTGACGCTCAGCAAGCTGTTAAAATTGTGAAGAAACTTTTAAAAGTGGAGGAAGGGTAA
- a CDS encoding FAD-dependent oxidoreductase, which yields MLPDRKVALKNYRELKLRKKAFIYSLLIPGLGQFLTGRRITGIAFLTFFLFPFYYLYLIGFSLNYGTISLLLSQSILYFLQAWDALKSAKRETSPCEDFCPAKVNIPAFMGKCEEGDVEGAWGIFSIYSPFPFTLGEICHAPCEEKCGILPERPLKIREVHRELGKTFNQEIEVKNRTPFFPLTNKKVAVIGGGIAGITAAYYLASTGIQVDLFEKEKELGGTLNFIPEFKLDKKLFKKEIALATSFNCIRIFTEKEVKSIPKTYDAVIIAVGSQKEKQLKIPTHGTPNIIYPLSFLKNPPHPLTSKKIVIIGAGDTAFDVARLAVRSGAEAIVFYRSDESSMKAQKKEISAAIKEGVKIYTDCQPERIENNTIFFSCGKVTFDYLVPAIGFEKDEKLIKKLQSSHPNAVLAGDAENGMSNAALASYSGKLAAYKVLKMLNLHSRAWFTVDVKGRKPARAQGKNVFLVSESSLCQHCGEKVRS from the coding sequence TTGCTTCCGGACAGGAAAGTAGCGCTGAAAAACTATAGAGAATTGAAGCTGAGGAAAAAAGCATTCATTTATTCTCTCTTAATTCCAGGACTGGGACAGTTTTTAACCGGTAGAAGAATAACCGGAATAGCGTTTTTAACGTTTTTTCTCTTTCCGTTTTACTATCTCTACTTAATAGGTTTTTCATTAAATTACGGAACAATTTCTCTACTTCTATCCCAATCAATTCTTTACTTTTTGCAGGCATGGGACGCATTGAAGTCAGCTAAAAGGGAAACGTCGCCGTGTGAGGATTTTTGCCCTGCAAAAGTAAATATTCCAGCGTTTATGGGGAAGTGTGAGGAAGGAGATGTGGAAGGGGCGTGGGGGATTTTTTCTATCTATTCTCCTTTTCCATTCACCCTAGGTGAAATATGCCATGCTCCCTGTGAAGAAAAGTGCGGAATACTTCCAGAAAGACCTTTAAAAATAAGAGAAGTCCACAGAGAATTAGGAAAAACATTTAACCAGGAAATTGAAGTTAAAAATAGAACACCTTTTTTTCCACTAACTAACAAAAAAGTAGCAGTAATAGGCGGGGGAATTGCAGGTATAACAGCAGCCTACTATTTAGCATCAACAGGTATTCAAGTTGACCTCTTTGAAAAAGAAAAGGAATTAGGTGGAACCCTAAACTTCATTCCGGAATTCAAACTTGACAAAAAACTATTCAAAAAAGAAATAGCTTTAGCCACTTCGTTCAACTGTATCCGAATATTTACAGAAAAGGAAGTAAAATCAATACCGAAAACCTACGATGCAGTAATAATAGCAGTAGGAAGTCAAAAAGAAAAGCAACTCAAAATCCCCACCCACGGCACCCCCAACATCATCTACCCTCTCTCTTTCCTCAAAAATCCCCCCCACCCCCTCACCTCAAAAAAAATCGTCATCATCGGTGCCGGAGATACCGCCTTTGATGTAGCAAGATTAGCCGTCCGCTCAGGCGCAGAAGCAATCGTCTTTTACCGCAGCGACGAAAGCTCAATGAAAGCCCAGAAAAAAGAAATATCAGCTGCAATAAAAGAAGGCGTAAAAATCTATACAGATTGTCAGCCCGAAAGAATAGAAAACAACACAATCTTCTTCAGTTGCGGCAAAGTAACCTTTGACTACTTAGTCCCCGCAATAGGATTTGAGAAAGACGAAAAACTCATCAAAAAGCTGCAATCAAGCCACCCAAACGCCGTATTAGCCGGAGATGCAGAAAACGGCATGTCAAACGCAGCGTTAGCCTCATACTCAGGTAAACTGGCAGCCTACAAAGTCCTCAAAATGCTAAATTTACACAGCAGGGCATGGTTCACAGTTGACGTTAAAGGAAGAAAACCTGCCAGAGCACAGGGCAAAAACGTATTTTTAGTCTCAGAAAGTTCCCTGTGTCAGCACTGCGGCGAAAAGGTAAGGAGTTAA
- a CDS encoding peptidyl-prolyl cis-trans isomerase, with protein MRKLIAVSTALLLLAGCGHKTEKKTSESAPTRTTQQKVCNANTPLAKVGDKTITVAYYKEIEKTIPQWALKKFYSGKEGKKELLQKIVDRQLIVLYEKDKGLFDTPEVKNRFKRFEMQQLAMRYLNSQIKDYTVTDKEVEEAIKKYYKGKKVSPMEKRFIKMNLEAQKFQKLRNEAFNKVQKEIQFKKVDLKKLNDNTVVAVYNGREIRYSDVKPLMGKTVTGDSLKKAITYYVLYLKALEKGMDKEPEFASLVNRMKEDAAVRAFEKELMAKVKVSDNEIKKYYEEHKSEMKMPEQAQVVIYQFANKEEAKKALDLIKKGKSPKEAIPPEVFKTGRKWKVLASDVGKNPVATLVFENKQDKAVVEMPNGLTLLVIVEKRIPPKQIPYGDAYGSIKRMLSHQKFQEVADQMLKEMKKKYGVTYYYNNLDCVM; from the coding sequence ATGAGAAAGCTGATAGCAGTTTCAACGGCGCTTTTACTTTTGGCAGGTTGCGGACATAAAACTGAGAAAAAAACGTCAGAGAGCGCGCCAACAAGGACTACTCAACAAAAAGTTTGTAACGCTAACACGCCACTTGCAAAGGTAGGAGATAAAACGATAACCGTTGCTTACTATAAAGAGATTGAAAAAACGATTCCTCAGTGGGCTTTGAAAAAGTTTTATAGCGGTAAGGAGGGTAAAAAGGAGCTCCTTCAAAAAATAGTTGATAGACAACTTATAGTTCTTTATGAAAAGGATAAAGGTCTATTTGATACTCCAGAAGTTAAAAATCGCTTTAAACGCTTTGAGATGCAGCAACTTGCCATGAGATACCTCAACTCTCAAATAAAGGACTATACGGTTACAGATAAGGAGGTTGAGGAGGCAATAAAGAAATACTACAAAGGAAAGAAAGTTTCTCCTATGGAAAAGCGCTTTATCAAAATGAATCTTGAAGCTCAGAAGTTTCAAAAGTTAAGGAACGAGGCGTTTAATAAAGTTCAAAAAGAGATTCAGTTTAAAAAAGTTGATTTAAAGAAACTGAACGATAACACTGTTGTTGCTGTCTATAACGGTAGAGAGATTCGCTACTCTGATGTTAAACCGCTCATGGGTAAAACGGTTACTGGGGACTCTCTCAAAAAAGCGATTACTTACTACGTTCTTTACCTTAAAGCCCTTGAAAAGGGAATGGACAAGGAACCGGAATTTGCCAGCCTTGTTAACCGTATGAAAGAGGATGCAGCTGTAAGAGCTTTTGAGAAGGAACTGATGGCGAAAGTAAAGGTTTCTGATAATGAAATTAAGAAATATTACGAGGAGCATAAGAGTGAAATGAAGATGCCTGAACAGGCTCAGGTTGTTATTTATCAGTTTGCAAATAAAGAGGAAGCTAAGAAAGCTTTAGACTTAATTAAGAAAGGAAAATCCCCCAAAGAAGCTATTCCTCCTGAAGTCTTCAAAACAGGTAGAAAGTGGAAAGTTTTGGCTTCAGACGTTGGCAAAAATCCCGTTGCAACGCTCGTATTTGAAAACAAGCAGGATAAAGCCGTTGTTGAAATGCCTAACGGCTTAACTCTTTTAGTTATTGTTGAAAAGAGAATTCCGCCAAAGCAGATTCCTTATGGGGATGCCTACGGTTCAATTAAGAGAATGCTCAGCCATCAGAAGTTTCAGGAAGTTGCCGACCAGATGCTGAAAGAGATGAAGAAAAAATACGGCGTCACTTACTATTACAACAACCTTGACTGCGTGATGTAG
- the fabF gene encoding beta-ketoacyl-ACP synthase II, whose amino-acid sequence MKRRVVITGLGVVSPAGSNVEKFWENITAGKPCIGKISKFDASEFPVQIAGEVKDFDPLEYFEKKDVRKTDPFIQYAVGAAVQAVKSAGLEDSNVDPERVGVLIGSGIGGLTTLEAQHEILLKKGPRRISPFCVPMEIINMASGIVSIRFGFKGPNISVVTACATGTHAIGEAYRTILYGDADVMIAGGAESCITPLGVAGFAAAKALSTRNDEPEKASRPFEKNRDGFVMGEGAGIVVLEDYEHAKKRGAEILAEVVGYGTSGDAYHMTAPAPNGEGAARAIRNALKDAGLTPEDIDYINAHGTSTKFNDLFETMAIKSVFGDHAYKVKVSSIKSMIGHLLGAAGGVEVISSVLTLKTGIVPPTINYEEPDPECDLDYVPNKAIEMDVKYVLKNSFGFGGTNACLVLKKV is encoded by the coding sequence ATGAAGAGGAGAGTTGTTATAACGGGGCTTGGTGTTGTTTCTCCAGCAGGAAGTAACGTTGAAAAGTTCTGGGAGAACATTACTGCTGGTAAACCTTGCATAGGTAAAATCAGCAAGTTTGATGCATCTGAGTTTCCCGTTCAGATAGCGGGAGAGGTTAAAGACTTTGACCCGTTAGAGTATTTTGAGAAGAAGGATGTTAGGAAAACAGACCCGTTCATTCAGTACGCTGTAGGTGCTGCAGTTCAAGCTGTTAAAAGTGCCGGACTTGAAGACTCTAACGTTGACCCAGAAAGAGTTGGTGTTTTGATAGGTTCCGGTATCGGTGGATTAACCACCCTTGAGGCTCAGCACGAAATACTGTTAAAGAAAGGTCCACGCAGAATCTCTCCTTTCTGCGTACCTATGGAGATAATAAATATGGCTTCAGGCATCGTTTCTATAAGGTTTGGTTTTAAGGGACCTAACATTTCTGTTGTTACAGCCTGTGCAACAGGAACTCACGCGATAGGTGAAGCTTACAGAACGATTCTTTACGGCGATGCGGACGTTATGATAGCTGGTGGGGCAGAAAGTTGTATTACGCCGTTAGGGGTAGCGGGATTTGCAGCGGCTAAGGCTCTCTCAACGCGTAACGATGAACCGGAAAAGGCGAGCAGACCGTTTGAAAAGAACAGAGACGGTTTCGTTATGGGAGAGGGTGCAGGTATAGTTGTTCTTGAAGATTACGAACATGCCAAAAAGAGAGGTGCTGAAATCTTAGCAGAAGTTGTCGGTTACGGAACAAGTGGTGATGCTTACCATATGACTGCACCAGCGCCAAACGGTGAAGGCGCTGCAAGAGCTATCAGAAACGCTCTCAAGGATGCAGGATTAACGCCTGAAGATATTGATTACATTAACGCCCATGGAACTTCTACCAAGTTTAACGACCTGTTTGAAACGATGGCTATAAAGAGCGTGTTTGGTGACCACGCCTATAAGGTTAAGGTGAGTAGTATTAAATCTATGATAGGTCACCTATTGGGAGCAGCAGGTGGCGTTGAGGTTATTTCTTCTGTTTTAACGCTTAAGACGGGGATTGTTCCACCTACTATAAACTACGAAGAACCTGACCCGGAATGTGACCTTGATTACGTTCCAAATAAGGCGATAGAAATGGACGTTAAGTACGTTCTGAAGAACTCTTTTGGCTTTGGTGGAACTAACGCCTGTCTCGTTCTCAAGAAGGTTTAG
- a CDS encoding ADP-ribosylglycohydrolase family protein yields the protein MLESRVKGTIVGAAIGDALGTLVEEMDRETVKKSYGTAIIGFVNPSPNSVCPFLKKGQFSHETQIFIKVLEVYAEKGYFDEVAYLEKLIEWAKDEKSHRYPAGSHLNAALGYAGGLDIDEARVKSCDIDGAVPAVAGGIYRWDSPSDAYEEGCLIASVTHRDETLIDTAGVLAVAVSEVISGRVLLDTPEDRFGFLEVLREYAQTETVKSYLDLVTNVLQKNVETMDDAILLIGNGSYAPEAFSLAVYVLLQHPRDFRKAVLAAANTYGEFGGDTDAIAFITGALSGGYLGFEAIPRDWVECLESSDYLLLLSEKLLEKIE from the coding sequence ATGCTTGAAAGCAGAGTAAAAGGAACGATAGTAGGTGCAGCGATAGGCGATGCTTTAGGAACGTTAGTTGAAGAGATGGACAGAGAAACGGTCAAAAAATCCTACGGCACAGCAATAATAGGTTTTGTTAATCCTTCCCCCAATTCAGTATGTCCATTTTTGAAAAAAGGTCAGTTTTCCCACGAAACGCAAATCTTTATAAAAGTTTTAGAAGTTTACGCCGAGAAAGGCTACTTTGATGAGGTTGCCTATCTTGAAAAGCTGATTGAGTGGGCAAAAGACGAAAAATCCCACCGCTACCCTGCCGGCTCCCACCTTAACGCCGCTTTAGGTTATGCAGGTGGGCTTGACATAGATGAAGCAAGAGTTAAATCCTGTGACATAGACGGTGCAGTTCCTGCCGTTGCAGGTGGCATTTACAGATGGGATAGTCCTTCAGATGCCTATGAGGAAGGCTGTCTTATAGCTTCTGTAACCCACAGAGATGAAACTCTGATAGACACTGCAGGTGTTTTAGCCGTTGCCGTTTCTGAAGTTATCTCGGGTAGAGTTTTACTGGACACGCCAGAAGACAGGTTCGGCTTCTTAGAAGTTTTAAGAGAATACGCGCAAACAGAAACGGTTAAATCCTACCTTGACCTTGTGACAAACGTTCTTCAGAAAAACGTTGAAACGATGGACGATGCAATCCTTTTAATCGGAAACGGTTCTTACGCACCCGAAGCCTTCTCACTTGCCGTTTACGTTTTACTTCAACATCCCCGCGATTTCAGGAAGGCTGTTCTTGCGGCAGCCAACACCTATGGAGAGTTTGGTGGAGATACAGATGCCATAGCCTTCATAACCGGCGCTCTATCCGGCGGATATTTAGGATTTGAAGCGATACCTCGTGACTGGGTAGAATGCCTTGAAAGTTCCGATTACCTGCTTCTCCTTTCAGAAAAACTCTTGGAGAAAATAGAGTAG
- the rnc gene encoding ribonuclease III: MKEDRLKELERRIGYSFKDKALLRRALIHKSFAHEKETGENYEVLEFLGDAVIGLIVSEELIKRFPDKTEGELSQIRAYLVSEPSLSELAKTVGLGDFLFLGKGEKLSGGKKKSSLLCDVFESIFGAIYLDSGFEAAKRVFKEKFLDKLWDILNSAVTYKDFKSYLQEITQKEYKIIPVYTLLKSEGPEHDKTFTVECRVNEITTVATGKSKKAAEQQAAKEMLKALGVIND, encoded by the coding sequence TTGAAAGAGGACCGCCTTAAGGAACTTGAGAGGAGAATAGGTTATTCGTTTAAAGATAAAGCCCTTCTCAGGAGGGCTTTGATTCATAAATCTTTCGCTCACGAAAAGGAAACCGGTGAAAACTACGAAGTTTTAGAGTTTTTGGGCGATGCCGTTATTGGACTTATCGTTAGCGAGGAGTTGATAAAGAGGTTTCCCGATAAAACAGAAGGAGAACTTTCTCAAATAAGGGCTTATTTAGTTAGTGAACCGTCTTTGTCGGAACTTGCGAAGACGGTGGGGTTGGGGGATTTTCTCTTTTTGGGTAAAGGTGAAAAGTTGTCCGGTGGTAAGAAAAAATCCTCCCTCCTCTGCGACGTTTTTGAATCCATTTTCGGCGCGATTTACCTTGATAGTGGTTTTGAAGCAGCAAAAAGAGTCTTCAAAGAAAAATTCCTTGACAAACTCTGGGATATCTTAAACTCGGCTGTTACTTATAAAGATTTTAAGAGTTACCTTCAGGAGATTACACAAAAAGAGTACAAGATTATTCCTGTCTATACTCTTTTAAAATCGGAAGGACCCGAACACGATAAAACCTTTACCGTTGAGTGCAGAGTAAACGAAATAACTACTGTTGCAACAGGTAAGTCCAAGAAAGCTGCAGAGCAGCAGGCAGCAAAAGAGATGCTTAAAGCTTTAGGAGTGATAAATGATTGA